The Vibrio crassostreae genomic interval GCGTAGATCGCGTTTGAAGTCGACCTATTAACGACTGACTACCGCGCGGTCGATCACCGATTGAGGCAATGTCACACCCAACTCACGAGCAGCTTCTAAATTCACCACCAGCTGAGAACTCTGCGCAGTTTTGACACTCAGCATCCCGGGCTTCTGTCCGTTCAGAATGGCAGCCACATAGTCTGCGGTTTGTACACCAACGTCATAGTAATCTAAGCCTAAACCTGCAATCGCGCCCTTTCCGACATAAGATGTCGCACCTGCGACGACGGGTGTATCCGTTTGGTTAGCCGCGTTGATAAGACCTTCCATGCCGCTCGCAACAGTATTGTCCGTTAAGGCGTAGATAACATCCGATTTCTTTGCCACTGATTCTGCTTTTGATTCCACATCATCAATGGTGAGTGCTCTTTCTGTGTAAAGAGTAAAACCAAAGTCTCGCGTCGCTTTCTTTAACAGCCCAACCAAGGCAACTGCATTTGCCTCTGCAGGGTTGTACACCACACCAATTGAATTAGCTTCAGGAAGCAGTTCTTTGATTAATGACACATGTTGAGTGATCGGAGATAAATCAGAAAGTCCCGTAACATTGCGCCCCGGCTTTTCCAGTTGTTTGACTAGCCTAGCGCCGATAGGATCGGTAACCGCAGTAAACACGATAGGAATAGAGCGAGTCGCCGAAACTAGGGCTTGTGAAGTCGGTGTTGCAATACCAACCAATACATGAGGATTTTCACTGACAAGCTCTCTGGCAATTTTGGCGGCTTGCGCTGGATTTCCGTCCGCCATTTCATAAGAAAACTCTAAGTTCTTACCGGGTTCATAACCTTTAGCTCTTAATCCTTCAAGAAGCCCTAGACGTGTCGCATTCAAATCTGGATGGTCTACGACCTGTGACACCGATACCTTGGCAATATTTGCTACCGCACTACTAGCCCACAACAACAGACAACCACTCAACGCCGTCGTTAATACTTTTCTTACAAAACCCATCAATACTTCCTTCATCAAGCGCTCATTGTTATTGCTCGCTCTAGAGAGAACACAACATTAAACTCACTATTGACATTATTACCAGTAAGCTTTGATGACTTGAAGTGATATTTAACAAAAACACAACAAAGCTCGAATTATGCGTCAAAAGGCTAGTTGGGTTGAATCCGCAGGTAAGAAACGAAGTGAATAACAAGAGGTAATTGAAACGATCAACAAAGAGTAAGATGAACCAACAGGATCAAGAGGAACTAATCTGAGAACATGCCATCACAATGTACAGCTGTTCTCAGAAGATAGGGAGAAGTGAGGTTTTCTTAGAACCAGCGTTCCATTGAAGATTTGTCTAACTGACGAAATGCACGATTCAGAATGATCGCCAATTCCTTATAACGAGGGCGTGGCTTCATTGGCTCTAACGCAAATCCCGTTTCAGTGATCTTCTCGTGCAGTTCGCGATACCAGGATACTAACGCTGGCGGAAGTTGTGTATTTGAGCGGTTACCTAACCACCACATGCCTTGAAGCGGCAAACTAATAGCAAACAAAGCCATAACCACAGCTTGTGGCATCGCTTGGTAATTATTAAAGGCCATTTGCGTAAGAACGCTGATAGCAGCTATCGCGGGCATCACCTTAACACCAAAGCGCGTCGCTTTAATGATGCGTTGCTCAGGGAAAATAGCGTTTAACTCTTTTCGAACAGGCCAGAGATCCATGTACTTTTGGCCATCTTTTAAACTGCTCGCTAAACCAACTCTATTGCTCATATGAGTCTCCCATTAAAAAAAAGTTGAAACCATCAACTAAAAACACAAAAATTTGACGAAAAATAATATTCTTTCAAATTTTTTTGTTATATTTGCACAATATCGCTATTATTTGCAGACCTCAATCTCATTGTTGCCCTTATTTACAATTTAAGCAACTTTGAGAAGACTTCTGCAAGGAATGCACAAGCCTCTTTTTTTGAAAAAGTGCGCTTTCACTTTATACGGAAATTAACGTTTTTTTGACCAAGGTTAGTACGCAAGCTACCGTGCTTCGTCTATTCTTGAGATTAATTTTCATCCTTAACTGATTTCGATCAGAAAAATTAACAGGTAGTCATTAATGTCTAAGCTAGTTTTAGTTTTAAACTGTGGTAGTTCTTCTCTTAAATTCGCTGTGGTTGATGCAGAAACAGGTGCTGAGCACCTAACTGGTCTTGCTGAGTGTCTGGGTCTTCCAGAAGCTCGTATGAAGTGGAAACTTGATGGCAAGCATGAAGCACAACTAGGCGCGGGCGCAGCTCACGTAGAAGCACTATCTTTCATGGTAGAAACTATTCTTGCTTCTAAGCCTGAGCTTAAAGCTAACCTTGGCGCTATCGGTCACCGTATCGTACACGGCGGCGAGCAGTTCACTTCTTCTGCACTTATCACTGATGAAGTACTTAAGGGTATTCAAGACGCTGCGACTTTCGCACCTCTTCACAACCCAGCTCACCTTATCGGTATCGAAGCGGCTCAACAGAACTTCCCTGGTCTACAAAACGTTGCTGTATTTGACACTGCGTTCCACCAAACAATGCCTTCTGAGTCTTACCTATACGCTCTACCGTACAACCTGTACAAAGAGCACGGCATCCGTCGTTACGGCATGCACGGTACTTCTCACCTATTCATCACTCGTGAAGTTGCAGGTCTACTAAACAAGCCAGTTGAAGAAGTTAACATCATCAACTGTCACCTAGGTAACGGCGCTTCTGTATGTGCTATCAAGAACGGTCAATCTGTAGATACTTCTATGGGTCTTACTCCTCTTGAAGGTCTTGTAATGGGTACTCGTTGTGGTGACCTAGATCCTGCGATCATCTTCCACCTACACGACGCTCTTGGTTACTCTGTTGAAGAAATCAACAACATGCTAACTAAAGAGTCTGGTCTTGCTGGTCTAACTGAGGTGACTTCTGACTGTCGTTTCGTTGAAGACAACTACGGTGAGAAAGAAGAAGCAACTCGTGCAATGGACGTGTTCTGTCACCGTCTAGCTAAGTACGTTGCTGGTTACACTGCAACTCTAGAAGGTCGTCTAGACGCAATCACTTTCACTGGCGGCATCGGCGAGAACTCTGGCCCAATCCGTGAAATGGTTCTTAACCGCCTAGGCATCTTCGGCATCGAAGTTGACGGTGAAGCTAACCTTAAAGCTCGTTTCGGCGGCGAAGGTACTATCACTACAGCTAACAGCCGTATCCCTGCAATGGTTATCTCTACTAACGAAGAGCTAGTAATTGCTGAAGACACTGCGAAACTAGCAGGTCTTTAATTGATTTTCCTGACTAGCTTCACTCGAAGCTAGTCAGTTTTTCATATCAAGAAAATGGGGCTCAACTTCTATTCCTACCCCAATTTAAATATCGGTGGGAATAGCAGTTGAGCTTTTTTTATTTCCAATAGTCAAAGGTGTTCGTCAATGTCACGTACTATTATGCTTATCCCTACAAGCGCTGGTGTTGGTCTTACTAGTGTTAGCATGGGTGTTCTTCGCGCTATGGAGCGTAAGGGCGTAAGTGTTTCTTTCTACAAGCCAATCGCTCAGCCTCGCAGCGGTGGTAACCAGCCAGATCTAACGTCTACTATCATCAGCGCAAACAGCGACATTAAGATTGGTGAGCCAATCGCAATGACTAAAGCTGAAGCTTTGATCGGTAGCGAAAAAATGGACGAACTTCTTGAGTCTGTTGTTGAGCAATACAACAAGATCAACAAAGACGCAGAAGTAACGCTAATCGAAGGTCTAGTACCTACTCGTAAGCACCCATTTGCTAACCAAGTGAACGCGGAAATCGCGAAAACACTTGGCGCGGAGATCGTATTCGTTGCGACTCCTGGTACTGACAACCCTACGCAACTTAAAGAGCGTATCGAAGTAGCATGTTCTAACTTCGGCGGTACGAAGAACAAGAACATCAAAGGCGTAATCATCAACAAGCTTAACGCTCCTGTTGATGAAGCTGGTCGTACTCGCCCTGACCTATCTGAAATCTTTGATGATGCAGACAGCGCTCAGCAAGCGAACCTTGAAGTAATGCAAATCTTCAACTCTAGCCCTATCCGTGTTCTTGGCTGCGTGCCATGGAGCATCGACCTAATCGCAACTCGTGCGGTTGATATGGCTAAGCACCTTAACGCTGAAATCATCAACGAAGGTGAAATCGCGACTCGTCGTATTAAGAGCATCACTTTCTGTGCACGTTCTCTACCGCACATGATTGAGCACTTTAAGCCAGGTTCACTGCTAGTAACTTCTGCAGACCGTCCTGACGTTATCGTTGCTGCGGCTCTTGCTGCGAAAAACGGTGTTGAGATTGGCGCAATCCTACTTACTGGCGGTTACGACATTCCAGAAAGCATTGCTAACCTTTGTGCACCGGCATTCGCTTCAGGTCTACCAATCTTCAAAGCTCAAGGTAACACTTGGCAGACGTCTCTAAACCTACAGAGCTTCAACCTAGAAGTTCCTGCAGACGATAAAGAGCGTATCGAGTTCGTTAACGATCACGTTGCAAGCCACATCGATGGCCCTTGGATTGATTCTCTATCTGAAGGTACTCAAGGCATTCGTCGTCTAAGTCCACCAGCATTCCGTTACCAGCTAACTGAATTTGCTCGTAAAGCGGCTAAGCGTATCGTTCTTCCTGAAGGTGACGAGCCACGTACAGTTAAAGCTGCGGCTATCTGCGCTGAGCGCGGTATCGCGACTTGTGTACTTCTAGGTAACCCAGAAGAAATTCGTCGTGTTGCTGCACAGCAAGGTGTTGAGCTTGGCGCTGGCGTTGAAATCATCGATTCT includes:
- a CDS encoding ABC transporter substrate binding protein, whose protein sequence is MGFVRKVLTTALSGCLLLWASSAVANIAKVSVSQVVDHPDLNATRLGLLEGLRAKGYEPGKNLEFSYEMADGNPAQAAKIARELVSENPHVLVGIATPTSQALVSATRSIPIVFTAVTDPIGARLVKQLEKPGRNVTGLSDLSPITQHVSLIKELLPEANSIGVVYNPAEANAVALVGLLKKATRDFGFTLYTERALTIDDVESKAESVAKKSDVIYALTDNTVASGMEGLINAANQTDTPVVAGATSYVGKGAIAGLGLDYYDVGVQTADYVAAILNGQKPGMLSVKTAQSSQLVVNLEAARELGVTLPQSVIDRAVVSR
- a CDS encoding acetate kinase, which gives rise to MSKLVLVLNCGSSSLKFAVVDAETGAEHLTGLAECLGLPEARMKWKLDGKHEAQLGAGAAHVEALSFMVETILASKPELKANLGAIGHRIVHGGEQFTSSALITDEVLKGIQDAATFAPLHNPAHLIGIEAAQQNFPGLQNVAVFDTAFHQTMPSESYLYALPYNLYKEHGIRRYGMHGTSHLFITREVAGLLNKPVEEVNIINCHLGNGASVCAIKNGQSVDTSMGLTPLEGLVMGTRCGDLDPAIIFHLHDALGYSVEEINNMLTKESGLAGLTEVTSDCRFVEDNYGEKEEATRAMDVFCHRLAKYVAGYTATLEGRLDAITFTGGIGENSGPIREMVLNRLGIFGIEVDGEANLKARFGGEGTITTANSRIPAMVISTNEELVIAEDTAKLAGL
- the pta gene encoding phosphate acetyltransferase is translated as MSRTIMLIPTSAGVGLTSVSMGVLRAMERKGVSVSFYKPIAQPRSGGNQPDLTSTIISANSDIKIGEPIAMTKAEALIGSEKMDELLESVVEQYNKINKDAEVTLIEGLVPTRKHPFANQVNAEIAKTLGAEIVFVATPGTDNPTQLKERIEVACSNFGGTKNKNIKGVIINKLNAPVDEAGRTRPDLSEIFDDADSAQQANLEVMQIFNSSPIRVLGCVPWSIDLIATRAVDMAKHLNAEIINEGEIATRRIKSITFCARSLPHMIEHFKPGSLLVTSADRPDVIVAAALAAKNGVEIGAILLTGGYDIPESIANLCAPAFASGLPIFKAQGNTWQTSLNLQSFNLEVPADDKERIEFVNDHVASHIDGPWIDSLSEGTQGIRRLSPPAFRYQLTEFARKAAKRIVLPEGDEPRTVKAAAICAERGIATCVLLGNPEEIRRVAAQQGVELGAGVEIIDSASVRENYVARLVELRGAKGMTEVVAREKLEDSVFLGTMMLEAGEVDGLVSGAVHTTANTIVPPFQIIKTAPDASIVSSIFFMLLPDQVLVYGDCAINPDPTAEQLAEIAIQSADSAAAFGIDPRVAMISYSTGESGKGADVDKVREATKLAQEKRPDLVIDGPLQYDAAIMENVAASKAPNSPVAGKATVFVFPDLNTGNTTYKAVQRSADLVSIGPMLQGMRKPVNDLSRGALVDDIVYTVALTAIQADQAAQAEEKVIN
- the yfbV gene encoding terminus macrodomain insulation protein YfbV, which encodes MSNRVGLASSLKDGQKYMDLWPVRKELNAIFPEQRIIKATRFGVKVMPAIAAISVLTQMAFNNYQAMPQAVVMALFAISLPLQGMWWLGNRSNTQLPPALVSWYRELHEKITETGFALEPMKPRPRYKELAIILNRAFRQLDKSSMERWF